From the Malus domestica chromosome 17, GDT2T_hap1 genome, one window contains:
- the LOC139193564 gene encoding sucrose synthase 7-like, translating into MASAAAVKRSDSIADTMPDALRQSRYHMKRCFAKYIEKGRRIMKLHHLMSEMETVIDDKAERTQVLGGVLGYILCSTQEAVVIPPHVVFSIRPNPGYWEFVKVSSEDLSVEAITVRDFLKHKEALYDEKWSNDEHVLEVDFRAIDFSTPQLTLSSSVGNGIEYVTKFTTSRLAGKLENAQPLVDYLLSLNHEEEQLILNETLNTASKLQAALIVTEVYLSALPKDTPFQNFELSFKEWGFEKGWGDTAERTKETMKILSEVLQAPDPLNMDRFFSRLPTIFNVVIFSPHGYFGQADVLGLPDTGGQVVYILDQVKAMEEELTLRIKQQGLTVKPQILVVTRLIPEARGTKCNQELEPINGTKYSNILRVPFRTEKGILRRWVSRFDIYPYLELFTQDATAKILNLMEGKPDLIIGNYTDGNLVASLMANKLGITQATIAHALEKTKYEDSDINWKELDPKYHFSCQFLADTISMNATDFVIASTYQEIAGSKDRPGQYESHTAFTLPGLCRVVSGINVFDPKFNIAAPGADQSVYFPYSDKQKRLTSFYPAIEELLFSKEDNSEHLGFLVDRKKPIIFSMARLDIVKNITGLVEWYGKNKRLRNLVNLVVVGGFFDPSKSKDREEIAEIKKMHTLIEKYQLRGQIRWIAAQTDRNRNGELYRCIADTRGAFVQPALYEAFGLTVIEAMNCGLPTFATNQGGPAEIIVDGVSGFHIDPNNGDEASKKIADFFENSKTDAAYWDRFSKAGLQRIYECYTWKIYANKVLNMGSTYTFWRQLNKEQKQAKQRYIQMFFNLQYRNLVKNVPVPRDEPEQPQTTSSTRRSQSLLQRLFGS; encoded by the exons ATGGCTTCTGCAGCGGCCGTCAAACGCTCCGATTCCATAGCTGATACCATGCCGGACGCCCTGAGGCAGAGCCGGTACCACATGAAGCGGTGCTTCGCTAAGTACATCGAGAAAGGAAGAAGGATAATGAAGCTTCACCATTTGATGAGTGAAATGGAGACAGTCATAGATGACAAGGCTGAAAGAACCCAAGTTTTGGGGGGTGTTCTTGGCTATATATTGTGTTCAACTCAG GAAGCTGTTGTTATTCCTCCGCATGTTGTCTTTTCAATAAGACCAAATCCAGGATATTGGGAATTTGTTAAGGTCAGCTCTGAGGATCTCTCAGTTGAGGCCATCACTGTCCGAGACTTCTTGAAACACAAAGAAGCTTTATATGATGAGAAATG GTCAAATGATGAACATGTATTGGAGGTGGATTTTAGAGCAATTGATTTCTCTACTCCTCAATTGACTCTATCTTCCTCGGTCGGAAATGGAATCGAATATGTTACCAAGTTCACCACTTCAAGGCTAGCTGGAAAACTGGAGAATGCACAACCCCTTGTGGATTACTTACTTTCACTAAATCATGAAGAAGAA CAACTTATTCTAAATGAGACCCTCAACACGGCTTCAAAGCTTCAGGCGGCACTGATTGTAACGGAAGTGTACCTCTCAGCGCTCCCTAAGGACACACCGTTCCAAAATTTTGAACTAAG TTTTAAGGAGTGGGGCTTTGAGAAGGGGTGGGGAGACACTGCAGAAAGAACAAAGGAGACCATGAAAATACTTTCGGAAGTACTTCAAGCTCCAGACCCGTTGAACATGGATAGGTTTTTCAGTAGGCTTCCCACAATATTCAATGTCGTAATATTCTCTCCCCATGGTTACTTTGGCCAAGCAGATGTTCTTGGCTTACCAGACACAGGCGGGCAG GTGGTTTACATTCTGGATCAAGTGAAAGCTATGGAGGAAGAATTGACTCTGAGAATTAAGCAACAAGGACTTACTGTGAAGCCTCAAATTCTTGTG GTGACAAGACTCATACCCGAAGCAAGGGGAACTAAGTGCAACCAGGAGTTGGAACCAATCAATGGCACCAAGTACTCTAACATCCTTAGGGTGCCATTTAGGACAGAAAAGGGTATCCTGCGCCGTTGGGTTTCTCGTTTTGACATCTATCCCTATCTTGAGTTGTTTACACAG GATGCTACGGCCAAAATTCTCAACCTGATGGAAGGAAAGCCGGATCTTATTATTGGAAACTACACAGATGGCAATTTGGTGGCTTCTCTCATGGCTAATAAACTTGGGATAACTCAG GCAACTATTGCTCATGCTTTGGAGAAGACCAAGTACGAAGATTCAGACATCAACTGGAAGGAGTTAGATCCCAAGTATCACTTCTCATGCCAATTTCTTGCTGACACAATCTCAATGAATGCTACAGATTTTGTCATTGCAAGCACATACCAGGAAATTGCAGGAAG CAAAGACAGACCAGGACAATACGAAAGTCATACTGCATTTACACTCCCGGGGCTCTGTAGAGTTGTTTCTGGCATCAATGTATTTGACCCCAAATTCAACATTGCTGCTCCTGGGGCAGATCAGTCTGTATATTTCCCCTACTCAGACAAGCAGAAGCGGCTCACTTCATTCTATCCTGCCATTGAAGAACTACTGTTTAGTAAAGAGGATAACAGTGAACATCT TGGATTTCTAGTAGACCGGAAGAAACCTATCATCTTCTCAATGGCAAGGCTGGATATTGTTAAAAACATTACCGGGTTGGTTGAGTGGTACGGGAAGAACAAGAGGCTGAGAAATTTGGTTAACCTTGTGGTAGTTGGTGGATTCTTTGAcccttcaaaatcaaaagatagGGAAGAAATCGCTGAAATAAAGAAGATGCATACACTGATAGAGAAGTACCAACTCAGGGGTCAGATCAGATGGATAGCAGCACAGACTGATAGGAACCGAAATGGAGAGCTCTACCGTTGCATTGCTGACACAAGGGGAGCTTTTGTGCAACCTGCCCTGTATGAAGCTTTCGGTCTGACTGTCATTGAGGCAATGAACTGTGGATTGCCCACCTTTGCAACCAACCAAGGAGGCCCGGCTGAAATCATCGTTGATGGGGTCTCTGGTTTCCATATTGATCCTAACAACGGTGATGAAGCAAGCAAAAAAATCGCTGATTTCTTTGAGAACTCCAAGACTGATGCAGCATACTGGGACAGATTTTCCAAAGCAGGCTTGCAGCGCATATACGAATG